A portion of the Streptomyces platensis genome contains these proteins:
- a CDS encoding DUF2332 domain-containing protein yields MVVNVGNTGNAGRAAGNAWGVAERYREFSWWEARGRSDAHEELSARISQDPEFCDLLSGSLPAGHKQQPDLLLAAVRHLDGPHAEMGPRGAAAYGRWREWTIRHWDEVRAVFMQRATHTGEPAHCATLLPLLARLPQPLALLEAGASAGLGLHPDRYRYRYEADGGDGAGDVLRAELGAPESPLVLTCRTGGAADELPERLPQIVWRAGIDLDPLDPVDERDDLRWLQALVWPGDGERAARLSAAVDAVRPAPRPRMVRGDLIDELPALAAEAPPEATLVIFHSAVLPSLPPARREEFVRLVRSLLEGRPGGGHWISHEHHSVLPWITGSAPHAPRPGDARHLTLALDGRPVAVTGPHGQSLHSLSGARDSLRR; encoded by the coding sequence ATGGTCGTCAACGTCGGGAACACCGGGAACGCCGGACGGGCTGCCGGTAACGCGTGGGGAGTGGCGGAGCGGTACCGGGAGTTCTCCTGGTGGGAGGCGCGCGGCCGGTCGGACGCACACGAGGAGCTGAGCGCGCGGATCAGCCAGGACCCGGAGTTCTGCGATCTGCTGTCCGGCTCGCTGCCCGCCGGCCACAAACAGCAGCCGGACCTCCTGCTCGCCGCCGTCCGCCATCTCGACGGCCCGCACGCCGAAATGGGCCCGCGCGGTGCGGCCGCGTACGGACGCTGGCGCGAGTGGACGATCCGGCACTGGGACGAGGTGCGCGCGGTGTTCATGCAGCGCGCCACGCATACCGGCGAACCGGCCCACTGCGCCACCCTGCTGCCGCTGCTCGCCCGTCTGCCGCAGCCGCTGGCGCTGCTGGAGGCCGGCGCGTCCGCGGGGCTGGGTCTGCACCCCGACCGCTATCGCTACCGGTACGAGGCCGACGGCGGAGACGGGGCGGGCGACGTCCTCCGGGCCGAGCTGGGGGCCCCGGAGAGCCCGCTGGTGTTGACCTGCCGTACGGGAGGGGCGGCCGACGAGCTGCCCGAACGGCTGCCGCAGATCGTCTGGCGGGCCGGCATCGACCTGGACCCGCTCGACCCGGTGGACGAACGGGACGATCTGCGCTGGCTCCAGGCGCTCGTATGGCCGGGCGACGGGGAGCGTGCGGCCCGGCTGTCCGCGGCCGTCGACGCGGTGCGGCCGGCGCCGCGGCCGCGGATGGTGCGCGGCGATCTGATCGACGAGCTGCCCGCGCTCGCCGCCGAGGCACCGCCCGAGGCGACGCTGGTCATCTTCCACAGCGCCGTGCTGCCCTCTCTCCCGCCCGCCCGCCGCGAGGAGTTCGTGCGTCTCGTACGGTCGCTGCTGGAGGGGCGGCCCGGCGGCGGCCACTGGATCTCCCACGAGCACCACTCCGTGCTGCCGTGGATCACCGGCTCCGCACCCCACGCGCCCCGCCCGGGCGACGCCCGGCACCTGACCCTCGCACTCGACGGACGCCCGGTCGCGGTCACCGGCCCCCACGGGCAGAGCCTGCACAGCCTGTCCGGCGCGAGGGACAGCCTGCGGCGCTGA
- a CDS encoding aldo/keto reductase codes for MTASHSASHSASDIAGTQDTAGTPGPRSPLGRTPLGSLSVSPLSLGGNVFGWTADEATSFAVLDAYVAGGGNFIDTADAYSYWVPGNKGGESETVIGNWLASRGNRSEVVIATKVGALPDYKGLSPATIKAAVDASLTRLRTDYIDLYYTHYDDESVEVPEFLTALDDLVRAGKVREIAASNISAQRLEESLACSAREGLARYVALQPHYNLVSRDTYEGELAEVAARHDLAAVPYYALASGFLTGKYRPGTAVDSARSGGAAKYADTDRGRRVLQALDTVAAAHEAELATVALAWLAGRPTVAAPIASARTVSQLPALLAVGDVALTEEELKLLGEASA; via the coding sequence ATGACCGCCTCACACAGCGCCTCACACAGCGCTTCAGACATCGCAGGCACTCAGGACACCGCAGGGACTCCAGGCCCCCGAAGCCCCCTCGGCCGCACGCCCCTCGGCTCGCTCTCCGTCTCCCCGCTGTCCCTCGGAGGCAATGTCTTCGGCTGGACGGCCGACGAAGCCACGTCCTTCGCCGTGCTCGACGCGTATGTGGCGGGTGGCGGCAATTTCATCGACACCGCCGACGCCTACTCGTACTGGGTCCCCGGCAACAAGGGCGGCGAATCCGAGACCGTCATCGGCAACTGGCTGGCCTCCCGCGGCAATCGCTCCGAGGTCGTCATCGCCACCAAGGTCGGCGCCCTCCCGGACTACAAGGGGCTGTCCCCGGCCACCATCAAGGCCGCGGTCGACGCCTCCCTCACCCGTCTGCGCACCGACTACATCGACCTCTACTACACCCACTACGACGACGAGTCGGTCGAGGTCCCGGAATTCCTCACCGCCCTCGACGACCTCGTCCGGGCCGGCAAGGTCCGCGAGATCGCCGCCTCCAACATCTCGGCGCAGCGCCTGGAGGAGTCCCTGGCCTGCTCAGCCCGCGAGGGCCTGGCCCGCTATGTGGCCCTCCAGCCCCACTACAACCTGGTCTCCCGCGACACCTACGAGGGCGAACTCGCCGAGGTGGCCGCCCGCCACGACCTGGCCGCCGTGCCGTACTACGCCCTCGCCTCCGGCTTCCTGACCGGCAAGTACCGCCCGGGGACCGCTGTCGACAGCGCCCGCTCCGGAGGCGCCGCCAAGTACGCGGACACCGACCGCGGCCGCCGCGTCCTCCAGGCCCTCGACACCGTCGCCGCCGCCCACGAGGCCGAACTCGCCACCGTCGCCCTGGCCTGGCTCGCCGGCCGGCCCACCGTCGCGGCGCCGATCGCAAGCGCCCGCACGGTGTCCCAACTCCCGGCCCTGCTGGCGGTGGGCGATGTGGCGCTTACGGAGGAGGAACTCAAGCTGCTGGGAGAGGCTTCGGCCTGA
- a CDS encoding very short patch repair endonuclease, producing MSVQARRDTTPEMAVRRLLYAAGHRYRLQRRVPGFSRRTIDIAFPGPKVAVFLDGCFWHGCPEHATHPKANADWWRNKLAGNIARDRETTEHLMEQGWTVLRFWEHEDPVAVADRIACTLAEARGKKAP from the coding sequence ATGAGCGTCCAGGCCCGCCGGGACACCACTCCCGAAATGGCTGTACGACGGCTCCTGTACGCCGCCGGCCACCGCTATCGGTTGCAGCGCCGCGTCCCCGGGTTCTCCCGCCGCACGATCGACATCGCCTTCCCCGGCCCCAAGGTCGCGGTCTTCCTCGACGGCTGCTTCTGGCACGGCTGCCCCGAACATGCCACCCACCCCAAGGCCAACGCCGACTGGTGGCGCAACAAGCTCGCCGGCAACATCGCCCGCGACCGCGAAACAACCGAACATCTCATGGAGCAGGGGTGGACGGTACTGCGCTTCTGGGAACACGAGGATCCGGTGGCGGTTGCGGATCGTATCGCCTGCACACTCGCCGAGGCCCGGGGCAAGAAAGCGCCTTGA
- a CDS encoding M23 family metallopeptidase, with protein sequence MASNRPTPEDPSAYELDDRGAFPGPGVDDGDGPWEEWNPTEESTRSVRGKHRVAKQRGGGFARGGTVLGVGVIAAVGASGMASAEDRPPVPISMPDIGGMADDLSEKLPDAKELPGIGDLISDDGPAAADAASAPADGTATVASMGTGADTGNAAGAGEALRSRILQQADAQQGNAEQEAREAAEKAAVQQAAAEAAAHQKSAEKAAAAKKAAEMEAKREAEEAARRKAEAERLAKLAKSFIAPVSSYTLTAGFGQAGDRWAADHTGQDFAAPTGTPVKAVHSGTITQAGWAGSYGYRIVLTLDDGTELWFCHLSSMVKTSGKVSTGDVIGRVGATGNVTGPHLHLEVRPGAGDPIDPMPWLRDHGLNV encoded by the coding sequence GTGGCGTCCAACAGGCCTACCCCCGAGGACCCGTCCGCCTACGAGCTCGATGACCGAGGTGCCTTCCCCGGCCCCGGTGTCGATGACGGCGACGGACCGTGGGAGGAATGGAATCCCACCGAGGAATCCACCCGTTCCGTTCGAGGCAAGCACCGCGTCGCCAAGCAGCGCGGCGGCGGATTCGCCCGCGGCGGCACCGTCCTGGGTGTCGGCGTCATCGCGGCGGTCGGCGCGAGCGGCATGGCCTCGGCCGAGGACCGTCCGCCGGTGCCGATCTCGATGCCCGACATCGGCGGCATGGCCGACGATCTCTCCGAGAAGCTGCCGGACGCCAAGGAGCTTCCCGGCATCGGCGACCTGATATCCGACGACGGCCCCGCGGCCGCCGACGCCGCCTCGGCTCCCGCCGACGGCACGGCCACCGTCGCTTCCATGGGGACGGGCGCGGACACGGGTAACGCCGCGGGCGCCGGTGAGGCGCTGCGCAGCCGCATCCTCCAGCAGGCCGACGCGCAGCAGGGGAACGCCGAGCAGGAGGCCCGTGAGGCCGCCGAAAAGGCCGCTGTCCAGCAGGCCGCAGCGGAAGCCGCCGCCCACCAGAAGTCGGCCGAAAAGGCCGCAGCAGCCAAGAAGGCGGCCGAGATGGAGGCCAAGCGCGAGGCGGAGGAAGCGGCCCGGCGGAAGGCGGAGGCCGAGCGCCTCGCCAAACTGGCGAAGAGCTTCATCGCCCCCGTGTCCTCCTACACACTCACCGCCGGCTTCGGCCAGGCCGGCGACCGCTGGGCCGCCGACCACACCGGACAGGACTTCGCCGCGCCGACCGGCACCCCCGTCAAGGCGGTGCACTCCGGCACCATCACCCAGGCCGGCTGGGCCGGCTCGTACGGCTACCGCATCGTCCTCACCCTCGACGACGGCACCGAACTCTGGTTCTGCCACCTGTCCTCGATGGTGAAGACCTCCGGCAAGGTCAGCACCGGCGACGTCATCGGCCGCGTCGGCGCCACCGGCAATGTCACCGGCCCCCACCTCCACCTGGAGGTACGCCCCGGCGCCGGCGACCCGATCGACCCGATGCCGTGGCTCCGCGATCACGGGCTCAATGTCTGA